One window of the Zea mays cultivar B73 chromosome 3, Zm-B73-REFERENCE-NAM-5.0, whole genome shotgun sequence genome contains the following:
- the LOC100275900 gene encoding uncharacterized protein, which translates to MEAQAKAGARGARGGTKVAMVYYSKYVKTQNSPAVSIGIAQQLESTAAAVVGVAGGGGDADVDERASAFILAVRERFRNENKY; encoded by the coding sequence ATGGAGGCACAGGCCAAGGCAGGTGCTAGAGGTGCCAGGGGCGGGACGAAGGTGGCCATGGTGTACTACTCCAAGTACGTCAAGACCCAGAACAGCCCTGCCGTGAGTATTGGTATAGCACAGCAGCTCGAGTCTACAGCCGCCGCCGTCGTAGGAGTAGCAGGAGGCGGCGGCGACGCGGACGTCGACGAGAGGGCGTCGGCTTTCATACTGGCAGTCCGGGAGCGGTTCAGGAACGAGAACAAGTATTAA